TAAACACATGCCCATTCTGTTTCCGGTCCAATAGCTGAAAATTTAGACCACCTTCCTCACCAGAGACCCATATATCCTTTTCAACTAGAATTAAATCTGGCTGGAAGTTTCTGTCATAGTAAATAATGTAGCTTTACTCAACAAACTGAATCTTATAATTTCAACAGATTTGTCacagaattctaatttgagggGTGCGGTTTTACTCAAAAACTTCTTGAGGAGTTGTTATATGAACACAATTGAGTATTCCTTgattcaatcaaaatttttttttttttggttgctaatCTGTCCAATCAAGTTATTTATTGAAATGCACTCTCAGAAATTTAGTGAATCCTTTTACTAAAATCTAGTTTTCTTAGTCCATGACACCTGAGATATCATTGACATGGCTTTGCCTAAAGATTGAGATGCATTTTACATTCAAAACAAGGAAGAAgacaagaaaggaaaaaaataaaagaacttaCCGAGATGTCAGAGAACCATTTTTTCCACACATAGCAACAGCAATCTTGATGCTACTAGCGACTTTGACCAGGATACCAAGTCTATTTAAATGGTATTTGGTTACAGCAGCTCTAACTGGTTTCTCATCAACTACTATTGCTTTCAATCCTCTAAAACCAGAAGGCAAATCTTCAGAATTAGCCTTTTTCTTATCATTGTATGCATTTTTCTTACACCTCCCAAAAATGGCAGTAAATGAAAATGTGCTACCAACCTGAGGTCGGCTTATGAAACTTATCTGACCACCCATAAGCTCAACCAGACACTTACTAATGCTCAAGCCTATACCAGTTCCTCCATAATTTCTAGAGGTTGAGCTATCTGCCTGCATAAAGGGCATGAAAACTCGATCCTGAGCAGATAAGGGAATACCAATCCCTGTATCCTCTACGGATACCATCAAAGTGACGTCTTCAGATGCTTCATTAGTATTCAACATATTATGTGAAGCATCAGAACGAAATTCTTCATCAGCAATTAGATGCTTAAAGGTATCCCAACAGTTCCGCTCATCAGCAACTTCACAACCACTTAAGGTTTTAAACTGATGTCCACCACATAAAAATACACCTCCATCTGATCCTCCATTCAAAAAAGTTTCAGTTTTAAATACACCTCCACCTGATCCTCCATTCAAACAAGTTTCAGCTTTAAATACACCTCCATCCGATCCACCATTCAAACAATTTTCAGCTTTAAATACACCTCCATCCGATCCTCCATTCAAACAAGTATCAGCTTCTGCATTTACAGTGGCTTTTTCTTGTTCAGCTAGATGGACTTCAACAAATATATGTCCTCGTTCAGTGAACTGCCACATGCTCAATATAATTAATATCAAGTAGATTTGCAAGGGGGGGGAAGGAATTCAGTAgtgggaaaaaaatcaaataatgcAAAGTTTACGCTGAAGTTTTATTTGGGTCTGGCAAAAACCATAAAACCACCAGTACAGTAAATCATAAATCAAAGTAAAATTAACAATATGAGTAATCAACTAGTCATAATAGTATATTAAATCTTGAATGATCCACTTACTTTAACAGAGTTTCCCACAAGATTTGTAATAATTTGTCTGAACCTTCCCGGATCCCCCATAACAATTTCAGGAACTTTATCAGAAACAAACGCTGCCAGCTTCACTTCCCCAATTGGTTACATATCCAAGATGAAAGAATTGTAAAATGTGAAGAAGCATCATGAGCACCAGTCATTGGTATCAAAACCCCCACCaaggtaagagagagagagagagagagagagagagagagagtcagttTAAACATgagaagaacaaaacaaatgGAACTTCATATTCAAAAACTACAGGAGTGAAATgtaataatgcaaaaaaattaagcGAAATGGgggaatttttttccctcacagAAGGTCAAGCAACCACACCAACCACCAAAAAGATAATTAATACTCTCGACTTGCTAGTAGACGTACCTCAATGCCCTTGTTTCTAGACTTCtcagaaaataaagagagaacaTCATCTAGTATGGATCTGAGGTCAAATGGGACTGCCTCCAGCTCTAACTTGCGAGCTTCAATTTTTGCCCGGTCAAGCACCTCATTAATTAATGCTATCAGTGccttcccacaggcttgagcaGTTTGGGCATAATCTCTCTGCGTTGAACTTAACTCTGTATCTAGAAGCAGAGCCAGCATCCCTGCAAAATACACATAATAACAATTCATCATTCAATACGAAGTGTTCAAGTAAATAAAACATGACACCATcatatgagaaaaataaataaataagaagactTGGAACATACCGAGGATGCCATTCATGGGTGTTCTGATTTCATGAGAAACAGTAGCTAGAAACTGGCAACAAGATCACAAGAATTGCTCATATTAAAAGGTTGAAGCTTGTAAACTGAGTTGAAGTCTACTTTACAAAAATGTTGGGAACAATACCTGAGATTTTGCAACGTCAGCAGCTTCTGCACGAACTTTCAGTTCTTGCATTTCATGGAAATCATCCTCAACTTTAGCAATGTGACTTGCTGCAGTATATAAAATATAACCCACCAGTAAACCAATCACAAACGTAAAGAACGCAGTGGTTAGTGCTGCCCATGACATAGGTGCCTTCTCATGATATCTGCTCAACATCCAAAATGAGCATATATGAGTCAAAAATCCTGGAACTCTTCATCTACCTTCTAAAATAATGATCAATGACTGGGTGCACTTACCTACATATCATTTGATGCTTCCTGAAAGGATCTCCAAAATCAAGCTTGCTCTCATGGAAATGAGACATGTCTACATCTTGACATTGGTGACCGTACATGGCTAGGGGATCAGAGGAGTTGGTGATATCATACACATTCACTAATATCGCCTGATTCGCAGCAAGTTGCCCAAGTAAATTCTCCACAAGGGACTCAACATCAAAGGCTCCACCAACATATCTGCTTTGtatcaaaatttcattaacaaaaagGCATCTAGCCAAAACTTCCACATTAACATGTCCAAAATTAAGTTGAAAAACTGAAAGCCAACAATTCTAAGCTCTTGTCCAATATAAGACCATCAGAACATACTTTAAGGGAAACAAACTGCAAAAGAAATTAACCAGAATAAAATCACACCCAACTAATATCCTGACTTTACAACACTTAGTGTCCATTTGGGAATagcttatttagctttttgctaaaaaaaattgctaaaaatgtgttaaagtattcttgtaccttgaaaaaatttgaaaaagtgaaaaaaggtGGGAAAAAGAgaggttttaaaaagttctacataaaaactaaaagctaaaagctgAAGTTGATGCCAAATAGGCTCTAAGTGTGCTTTTGGCATCagcttatttagctttttgttgattgtttttttgttgaaaatgtgCTAaagtacaattttattttgaaaaaatgaaatttttaaaagctgtatttaaaagctaaaagttaaaaacagcAATTGTGGTTGGGGTAAAAACAGCAGTGGAGACAGTTTCGTCAGCGGGGATGATTGTAGGTGGCAGTAGGTGCTAACAAGGTAAATTTGgataaactcataaatatagGAGAAATAAGGAAAAGCAAAAACCAACTGAGATACGAGAATCGTAATGTAATATATTGGCACATAATGATAGCGGAGGAAGGGTTATTGTACAACTAAACTCTAAGACATCTTGAATCCACAATGCTAAAAATCTGGAACAACAGTTGACAGAAAGTAATCTAACtgaaatttattgatgatttacttgaatttttgttttatagcTTGGGATCAATCCAAGGCTCAAAAATTCGTAGGTTCAATCTTCAATGCCTAATTGCTTTATGATATAAATCAAGCAATAGTTAATAACCAGCTTGAAAAAATCTCAACTCCAATAAAGCCAATTGATGCACAATTGTTAACAAAATCAACCGGATACTTGGGCACATGGCCACATGGGTAATAGGCTCacctttgattttgattttaatgaGATCTTCCATAATTTTCTCATGATTCTTTTCTATATCAAGTTGTTCGTGAATGTTCTCAACAACCTTATCTTTTACTCTTTGATGCAGTAATTTTCAACTTGCAATGGTAAGACTTGATCTTGTTCAGCATCATCaatattttctttgaaatttggCCTCAAATTGTCAACCCCAAATCAATGTTTTCTCttggagcttgaatatgaaacTTACTGAAACAGTTTCATACGCAATAATCTTGACTTGGTGGTTgtataatgaaaattttcaataccaccattttatttatatcaatTCACAGGTCATAATCATAACATGAATAACacaacatataataataatcataagtggaaaagaaaaagaaataggcCAATGTTTATTTCACTCTTTATcaaaaatagaatatatttCATCCTTAACTTGACGCACTTTATACTCTTGTAAATCATCCCAACATTCACCCAAATTACTGTCTAGCTTATTTAATACAATTCTTACCTTTTCCTCTTCACAGATCTCCTAGCAATCAAAATAGTCTTCTAAATTACTCAACCAATCTGTGCAATCTTCTTTATGCACTAttccataaataaaataaaataagaatttattatttctaGGTATTCATTTACATTTTTGCTTATCACAAGCGAGATCTCACAACTTGAAGTTATTATTTATAGGTATTCATAAGTCCATAACACCACCTTTTGAACTTTAATTGTAGTCTAGATGGTATACACCCCTTAATTGTTGTCAACATAGCAGTTCTTGTCAGCTTCATCATTTGGCTACTAGACCTAGCAAGTAAAGCTAAGGCTCTGATATCAACTCTCACAGCATGATTACGACAAAAGGGCTATTGCATTACTAGACCCTAACAACACTCTGATTCATAAGGCTAGATAAGAGAAAACAAGCtgactaaaattttattgataagtgACTTGAACTTTAATTTTACAACTTGGTAAGCATTTTAAAGGCTTCATATACGGCATACCTACTCTACAAGGGAATTTATAGTTAATATTACCATATAAAGACTTAATTTTGACTAAAATACCTACAAAAACAACcacaaacaagaaaataacACCCTActtttgaaaagtgaaaactgaaaaaataataatgaaagtCTTCCAACAGCAGCTAATGTTATATCTCCAATATGAAATCTTGTCAAATTACTGCCACCATTCAAGTGATTTCATTTCCACAAAGCACATGGAGAAAAAAGATAAACTTCAAAGTTAGTAAATGTGTCATTAAAGCTCCAGCAATAATAGAATGCCAAATTCTTGTTCCTATTATTCCCAAAACCAATTTAGATTGGTCTTCTAGTCTATCGTTTATATCTAATCTAAATTCAATCTGTTCATGAACTGTCATATACAGACACTGAAAAACATTAAACCAACCATTAATAATTAACTTAGTATTCCAATCAGGAAGGCAAGCTCGGAGGACTGACCCTGCAGTTGATTCAATGCGCTCTGGCACTGTTGCACTCGCAGAGAGCTTGGATTTGTAAACAGGGAATGTAAGCACAACACCAAGATGATGAGATCCTAGAAGCCTGAAGGGACTAGTCAAAACAGCTTTACCGGTAGCCCTCGCCCTCAAAATGTTTTCTCGGTCTTCCTACATCATCCAAAGGAAAAATTGCAGGCCATATGAAGAACCAAGTTTACATATTACTCGATATCATGAAATCCAAACAAGATAAGCAAAGTGAAGGTCACAATTTCTGAAGTATACCTCTCCTGACATCATGTCAAGTGATGCAAGGTAAGAAAGGCTTTCCTGAGAGAATATCACAGGTGCGTACTCATCTCGCACCGGGGAAGGCTCCCTCTCCATTGTCTTTATTGTCCAACCATGTTGTCTCTCAAAATTTTCCCTGTCTGAATCCATTACTCTCTGTGCATAGGCCACACCACTCAGTAATGGCCGCTCAAAAGCGGTTCTAGCTGTGTACTCCGCAAATGTTTCCTGCATTTTTCGCAATTAAACATACAAAATCAACTACATTTGATAGTAATCAGAGTGAATCAAaattccatttattttcctgTCTTGGTCTcctcaaaaaatgaaatattaactCCACTAATCTTCTACACTTAGTTCACTAAGATTTAGctaatattttgatttatatagCAACAATGACTCAGTGACACCaggaaatgtcaaaaaaaaaatcccaaaattttccTCAATAAACTGGCAACAAATACATAACCTTAACAAGTTTagattaaaattcaagaacaaaCCTGATCAATTGCTGAAGGGTTCTTGTAGTAATGGAAAGTGGAAACGAGGATGGCAAGGGCGTGCACATGATTAACACTAACACTAAACTGATCTTGTAACATCCTAGCTCTCTGATCACACATGCTTACCAGTAAATCCTTCCTCCTTACTCTGTTATCAGCATCTATGCGATTGTACACTGTCATGCTCAAGAAAACCATCACCACGATCCAAATCAGAAGCAACGTTAGTAGCCAGTCCCTGATGGCTTGAATGAACCCTCTTTTGCACCCCATTTGCTCGTTCAACCTCACAGCCACAGAGTGGTGCTGTTGAGTCTGACTCTGCTGTGTCTTCGAACCCATCACCACAATTCTCTCTCTGACGActcttttgctttttcttcttcttcttcttgtttctcTAATATCCACTTCATATCTAAGCTAGAAAAACCCCCCAAGTCATGCATACGCATATATATACCAACTTTTCATAAAGTACTGGCAATTTTTACAGACACACCTTTTTCTGAtataggaaagaaaaagaaaaaggttacTACTGGTAAACTACAAGTAATTTTTTCATTACAGCATTGTTTTGCGTGATTCAAAGCTTCATAAAGAGCATAAGTTACACCCACAAGGCCACAGCCAAAAAAACCAAGCAAAATTTATACGGTAGAGACTAGAAAGAGAAGAGGTATAAGAAAGACCCAGAATTTGAAAAGCGGAATACTCAATTCTGAGAGACAAGCATGGTTCTCAAAAGAtggaaaaacttaaaaataaaaaaagctcaTTTTCCAAAGAACAACCTCCCTCTCACAGTGTGTGTCAAAAGGTCTGTTTCTCTCTGTCTTAGGCCTttgaatgattaaaaaaaaaagaatagaaaagtaCAGAGTGTAATCTCAAATAATGTTTTCTTCTCCAACTCGAATCAAAAGCGTGAAGTTTTAGTTAGAAACAACCAGACAAAGAAGAGCACGTTCACTG
This genomic stretch from Quercus lobata isolate SW786 chromosome 3, ValleyOak3.0 Primary Assembly, whole genome shotgun sequence harbors:
- the LOC115981664 gene encoding histidine kinase 4, producing MGSKTQQSQTQQHHSVAVRLNEQMGCKRGFIQAIRDWLLTLLLIWIVVMVFLSMTVYNRIDADNRVRRKDLLVSMCDQRARMLQDQFSVSVNHVHALAILVSTFHYYKNPSAIDQETFAEYTARTAFERPLLSGVAYAQRVMDSDRENFERQHGWTIKTMEREPSPVRDEYAPVIFSQESLSYLASLDMMSGEEDRENILRARATGKAVLTSPFRLLGSHHLGVVLTFPVYKSKLSASATVPERIESTAGYVGGAFDVESLVENLLGQLAANQAILVNVYDITNSSDPLAMYGHQCQDVDMSHFHESKLDFGDPFRKHQMICRYHEKAPMSWAALTTAFFTFVIGLLVGYILYTAASHIAKVEDDFHEMQELKVRAEAADVAKSQFLATVSHEIRTPMNGILGMLALLLDTELSSTQRDYAQTAQACGKALIALINEVLDRAKIEARKLELEAVPFDLRSILDDVLSLFSEKSRNKGIELAAFVSDKVPEIVMGDPGRFRQIITNLVGNSVKFTERGHIFVEVHLAEQEKATVNAEADTCLNGGSDGGVFKAENCLNGGSDGGVFKAETCLNGGSGGGVFKTETFLNGGSDGGVFLCGGHQFKTLSGCEVADERNCWDTFKHLIADEEFRSDASHNMLNTNEASEDVTLMVSVEDTGIGIPLSAQDRVFMPFMQADSSTSRNYGGTGIGLSISKCLVELMGGQISFISRPQVGSTFSFTAIFGRCKKNAYNDKKKANSEDLPSGFRGLKAIVVDEKPVRAAVTKYHLNRLGILVKVASSIKIAVAMCGKNGSLTSRNFQPDLILVEKDIWVSGEEGGLNFQLLDRKQNGHVFSLPKMILLATNISNAEFDKAKAAGFSDTVIMKPLRASMVAACLQQVLGIGKKRQQGKDMPNGTPFLQSLLCGKKILVVDDNMVNRRVAAGALKKFGADVDCAESGKAALTLLQLPHKFDACFMDIQMPEMDGFEATRRIRLMESKANEQMNGGAIDEGANRKREWHVPILAMTADVIHATYEECLKCGMDGYVSKPFEEENLYQAVAKFFKAKPMSAS